A genome region from Nerophis lumbriciformis linkage group LG18, RoL_Nlum_v2.1, whole genome shotgun sequence includes the following:
- the dr1 gene encoding protein Dr1 — MASSSGNDDDLTIPRAAINKMIKETLPNVRVANDARELVVNCCTEFIHLISSEANDICNKSDKKTISPEHVINALESLGFASYITEVKDVLQECKTVALKRRKASSRLENLGIPEEELLRQQQELFAKARQQQAELAQQEWLQMQQAAQQAQMAAASASAAQQAGSSQDEEDEDDM, encoded by the exons ATGGCTTCGTCCTCCGGTAACGACGACGACCTGACCATCCCGCGCGCCGCCATCAACAAGATGATCAAGGAGACGCTGCCCAACGTGCGCGTGGCCAACGACGCGCGCGAGCTGGTGGTCAACTGCTGCACGGAGTTCATCCACCTCATCTCCTCCGAGGCCAACGACATCTGCAACAAGTCGGACAAGAAGACCATCTCGCCGGAGCACGTCATTAACG CTCTGGAGAGTCTGGGCTTTGCCTCCTACATCACGGAGGTGAAGGACGTCCTGCAGGAGTGTAAGACCGTGGCCCTCAAGAGGAGGAAGGCCAGCTCCCGTCTGGAGAACCTGGGGATACCCGAGGAGGAGCTTCTGAGGCAGCAGCAGGAGCTCTTTGCCAAG gcCCGGCAGCAGCAGGCAGAACTGGCCCAGCAGGAGTGGCTGCAGATGCAGCAGGCGGCCCAGCAGGCCCAGATGGCGGCGGCGTCTGCCAGCGCCGCCCAACAGGCGGGTTCCTCTCAGGACGAAGAAGACGAGGACGACATGTGA
- the LOC133618032 gene encoding retinol dehydrogenase 8, with protein MTQKTVLITGCSSGIGLSLATRIAKDEKKRFMVYATMRNVSKGEALVEAAGRSLGRSLEIKQLDVCDEASIKACVDSLPERRVDVLISNAGVGLIGPMECQSIQDMKSVMDTNFFGLVRLLKEILPDMKRRKKGHIVVISSVMGIQGILFNDVYAASKFAVEGFCESLAVQALRFSLNISLIEPGPVITEFERKVYEEGLKTDLSGADKVTADMFTNIYLKNYKQIFETLGQTAEDVAEHTLKIITMDNPPFRHQTNTLYTPMTTLKYADPNGDLPIDTFYKMVFEHDKVFNASLNFLKLLRWRSRKSFTSDKSN; from the exons ATGACCCAGAAGACAGTCCTCATCACGGGATGCTCCTCGGGCATCGGCCTCTCGCTCGCCACGCGCATCGCCAAGGACGAGAAGAAGAGGTTCATGG TCTACGCCACCATGCGGAACGTGAGCAAGGGCGAGGCGCTGGTGGAGGCGGCCGGTCGCAGCCTGGGTCGCAGCCTGGAGATCAAGCAGCTGGACGTGTGTGACGAGGCGTCCATCAAAGCCTGCGTGGACAGTCTGCCCGAGCGCAGGGTGGACGTCCTGA TCAGTAACGCCGGCGTGGGCCTGATCGGACCCATGGAGTGTCAGTCCATCCAGGACATGAAGAGCGTCATGGACACCAACTTCTTTGGACTGGTCAGACTGCTCAAGGAGATCCTTCCTGACATGAAGCGACGCAAGAAAGGTCACATTGTGGTCATCAGCAGCGTCATGGGCATACAAG GAATCCTCTTCAATGATGTCTACGCCGCATCCAAGTTCGCCGTGGAGGGGTTCTGTGAGAGTTTGGCCGTGCAAGCTCTGAGGTTTAGTCTCAA CATCAGTCTGATCGAGCCTGGTCCCGTCATCACAGAGTTTGAGCGTAAAGTGTACGAAGAAGGCCTGAAGACGGACCTCAGCGGTGCAGACAAAGTGACGGCAGACATGTTTACTAACATCTACCTGAAGAACTACAAACAAATATTTGAAACGCTCGGTCAGACGGCCGAGGACGTGGCTGAG CACACGCTGAAGATCATCACCATGGACAACCCGCCTTTCCGCCACCAGACCAACACGCTCTACACCCCCATGACCACGCTCAAGTACGCCGACCCCAACGGCGACCTGCCCATCGACACCTTCTACAAGATGGTGTTCGAGCACGACAAGGTCTTCAACGCCAGCCTCAACTTCCTCAAGCTGCTGCGCTGGAGGAGCAGGAAGAGCTTCACCAGCGACAAGAGCAACTGA